Proteins from one Oryza sativa Japonica Group chromosome 12, ASM3414082v1 genomic window:
- the LOC4352024 gene encoding telomerase reverse transcriptase isoform X2: MPRRRRRRRAAPGGQVPPELRLAYGARALTLGRAVFSLLPSPRHCESPCPACRGRVASGCLACRRWEHLLRDGDPVAYRRLITRAVCAIAADDLSAPPPPRYTPGNSGHSQARLVREMMKSIVADQSHGTKNVLCNGLHEGGQSICISDLVSSSSWSILLHRIGDLLMCYLLRCTSIFLPVKKNDYFQVSGVPLNVVLRNPIFASTVARKHQPQTTKAKCHTCYLWKSANMAENLSICHDSSNSGVNSSFSSTCKIVTQQSCETCGSIRRAESKDPSEGCNCPKFPSDGRSGECCNCYTHNTRKRKRLYSWQRRSKKKQVCSVDESSAEWSKLNGSNFNMSNGPSENLAGKMNDQAQSVELTVDNTSLARSNDDSSSEIKVINATILSSEKSPCSVFDIRGSQGLSCHYSLSEVQYQSTCPQVGPSSYLHLNVAPDVTKNDGKAHYPPGGKAAYYDRSFSRLEAYSTHQQVASFVWAVLKRIVPKPLLGNSFGKRSLRTNIWKFIKLRRFETFQLSDCIGDLKVSHYSWLSNIEFSNCFCSAIIGKQTGSSTSAEEQKQKNILHCWISWLFSDIVIPVVRTYFYVTERESKRYDVFYYPKSVWRDLTSNAIASLNKKNFRILRGEPRKAVRHLNCSSRVRFLPKAKDMRPLVDLRAKSKDANLNKCHLIMKKLRDEKPEMFGSSVFDYNNVHQNLSQFISSKRSQLMKKLKVYIVVADVSKAFDCVSHDMVLKMIDDAFKCDEYTVRKCSKVICNRSKNSLYRFDSNASIGNGNSIYDLSIQLSSGGGIFVDQGTICRILKEQFHHLLYEQIKCNILKIGQKYYLQQVGIAQGSKLSPNLCSLYYGHLENSVLSKFLHDSKLNAGEAFSEPEYLLMRFIDDFIFISFSLEHAQKFLNRMRRGFVFYNCYMNDSKYGFNFCAGNSEPSSNRLYRGDDGVSFMPWSGLLINCETLEIQADYTRYLDITIISTITVKMHSSTKYIHSKLCHYMRPKCHPIFYDSNINSPGTIRVNIYQAFLLCAMKFHCYIRSVSDANVSKLELLQVIKRTFRYMHSLIVRRMQDVELHYNVRPVLKLRRKETIWLGLTAYIRVLQQKQSRYKDMLTLLTAELGRYCHLGHECDTLRYAVDDSHSSMFWKFKF, from the exons atgccacggcggcggcggcggcggcgtgcggcacCCGGCGGCCAAGTTCCCCCAGAGCTACGCCTGGCTTATGGCGCCCGCGCGCTCACGCTCGGCCGCGCGGTTTTCTCCCTCCTGCCCTCGCCTCGACATTGTGAGTCCCCCTGTCCTGCGTGCCGGGGAAGAGTGGCCTCGGGGTGCCTCGCGTGCCGCCGCTGGGAGCACCTCCTCCGTGACGGGGACCCCGTCGCTTATCGCCGCCTCATCACACGAGCCGTCTGCGCCATTGCGGCCGACGATCTGtccgcgcccccgccgccccggtACACTCCGGGCAACTCCGGGCATTCGCAGGCCAGG CTCGTTCGGGAGATGATGAAGTCGATCGTTGCGGATCAGTCTCATGGAACCAAGAACGTCCTCTGCAATGGTTTGCACGAG gGTGGCCAGTCTATATGTATCAGTGATCTTGTTTCTTCTTCATCTTGGAGTATTCTTTTGCACAGA ATCGGGGATCTTCTCATGTGCTATTTGCTGAGGTGCACATCAATCTTTCTGCCTGTTAAAAAGAATGATTATTTTCAGGTCTCTGGTGTTCCACTCAATGTGGTTCTGCGAAATCCTATATTTGCAAGTACTGTTGCGAGAAAACATCAACCCCAAACTACAAAAGCAAAATGTCATACA TGCTACCTGTGGAAAAGTGCAAACATGGCGGAAAACTTATCTATTTGTCATGACAGTTCAAATTCTGGAGTTAATTCTTCGTTTAGCAGCACTTGCAAAATTGTTACTCAACAAAGCTGTGAAACATGTGGTTCCATAAGAAGAGCAGAATCCAAAGATCCAAGTGAAGGATGTAATTGTCCAAAATTTCCTTCTGATGGTAGATCAGGAGAGTGTTGCAACTGCTATACCCACAAcaccaggaaaagaaaaaggttatACAGTTGGCAGCGCCGCAGCAAAAAGAAACAGGTCTGTTCTGTGGATGAGTCTTCAGCAGAATGGAGTAAATTAAATGGCAGTAATTTCAATATGTCTAATGGTCCATCGGAGAACCTGGCTGGAAAAATGAATGATCAAGCACAATCTGTCGAGCTCACAGTAGATAATACTTCTTTGGCAAGGAGCAATGATGACAGTTCTTCAGAAATCAAAGTAATTAATGCTACTATCTTGTCATCAGAAAAATCACCTTGTTCAGTGTTCGACATAAGGGGTTCCCAGGGTTTATCTTGTCATTACAGCCTGTCAGAAGTCCAGTACCAATCTACATGTCCCCAAGTTGGGCCCTCCAGTTACTTACATCTGAAT GTGGCACCTGATGTGACCAAGAATGATGGCAAGGCACATTATCCACCTGGAGGAAAAGCAGCATATTATGATCGATCATTTTCTCGATTGGAAGCGTATAGCACCCATCAACAAGTAGCTTCTTTTGTTTGGGCAGTGCTGAAACGAATAGTACCAAAGCCATTGCTTGGAAACTCTTTTGGCAAGAGATCTTTGAGGACAAATATATGGAAGTTCATAAAGTTACGTAGGTTTGAAACATTTCAATTAAGTGATTGTATTGGCGATCTGAAGGTATCACATTATTCTTGGTTATCAAATATTGAATTCTCTAACTGCTTTTGTTCTGCAATAATTGGGAAACAAACTGGGTCATCAACTAGTGCAGAAGAGCAGAAACAGAAAAATATTTTGCATTGCTGGATTAGCTGGTTATTTTCTGATATTGTGATTCCTGTGGTCCGTACATACTTTTATGTTACAGAAAGAGAATCAAAAcgatatgatgttttttatTACCCAAAGTCAGTATGGAGGGACTTAACTAGCAATGCCATTGCTTCCTTAAATAAGAAAAACTTCAGGATTTTGCGCGGTGAACCTAGGAAAGCAGTTAGGCATTTGAACTGTTCGTCAAGAGTGAGGTTTCTTCCAAAAGCAAAAGATATGAGACCATTAGTAGACCTCAGAGCTAAATCGAAGGATGCCAATCTCAATAAATGTCATTTAATTATGAAAAAGCTAAGAGATGAGAAACCAGAGATGTTTGGTTCATCGGTTTTTGATTACAATAATGTTCACCAAAATCTTTCCCAATTTATTTCTTCAAAAAGAAGCCAGTTGATGAAGAAGTTAAAGGTATATATTGTTGTTGCTGATGTATCGAAGGCATTTGATTGTGTCAGTCATGACATGGTTCTAAAAATGATAGACGATGCTTTCAAGTGTGATGAGTACACAGTGAGGAAATGCTCAAAGGTAATTTGTAACAGGTCTAAGAATTCCTTGTACCGGTTTGATTCAAATGCTTCTATTGGCAATGGTAACAGTATCTATGATTTATCAATTCAGCTATCATCAGGTGGTGGCATTTTTGTTGATCAG GGTACTATTTGTAGAATACTAAAGGAACAGTTTCATCATCTTCTGTATGAGCAAATAAAATGCAATATTTTGAAGATTGGGCAAAAGTATTACTTACAACAAGTAGGGATTGCTCAAGGAAGCAAGTTATCTCCCAACCTGTGTTCCCTGTACTATGGCCACCTGGAAAATTCAGTGCTATCAAAATTTCTGCATGATAGCAAGCTTAATGCAGGAGAGGCTTTTTCGGAACCTGAATATTTGTTAATGAGGTTCATTGATGATTTCATATTTATCTCTTTCTCACTGGAGCATGCTCAAAAATTCCTCAATAGGATGAGAAGAGGTTTTGTGTTCTACAATTGCTACATGAACGACAGCAAATATGGCTTTAATTTCTGTGCTGGAAATAGTGAGCCTTCCTCTAATAGACTCTACAGGGGTGATGATGGAGTCTCATTCATGCCATGGAGTGGTTTGCTAATAAATTGTGAAACTTTGGAAATTCAAGCTGATTATACGAG GTATTTAGATATCACCATTATCTCCACCATCACTGTTAAGATGCATTCTTCAACAAAGTATATCCACAGCAAGCTATGCCATTATATGCGTCCAAAATGCCATCCCATTTTCTATGACTCCAATATCAATTCACCTGGTACCATAAGAGTAAATATTTATCAAGCCTTCCTGTTATGTGCAATGAAGTTCCACTGTTATATTCGAAGCGTTTCCGATGCCAACGTAAGCAAATTAGAACTGCTGCAAGTAATTAAGAGAACCTTCAG ATACATGCATAGCCTAATTGTCAGACGGATGCAAGATGTGGAGCTGCACTATAATGTGCGTCCAGTTCTGAAGCTTAGGCGAAAAGAAACCATTTGGCTTGGTTTAACTGCATACATTCGTGTGCTTCAGCAGAAACAATCACGTTACAAGGATATGCTGACTTTGTTGACAGCAGAGCTTGGGAGATATTGCCATTTAGGTCATGAATGTGATACCTTGCGCTATGCTGTGGATGATTCTCACTCGTCTATGTTCTGGAAATTTAAGTTCTAG
- the LOC4352024 gene encoding telomerase reverse transcriptase, translating into MPRRRRRRRAAPGGQVPPELRLAYGARALTLGRAVFSLLPSPRHCESPCPACRGRVASGCLACRRWEHLLRDGDPVAYRRLITRAVCAIAADDLSAPPPPRYTPGNSGHSQARLVREMMKSIVADQSHGTKNVLCNGLHEGGQSICISDLVSSSSWSILLHRIGDLLMCYLLRCTSIFLPVKKNDYFQVSGVPLNVVLRNPIFASTVARKHQPQTTKAKCHTCYLWKSANMAENLSICHDSSNSGVNSSFSSTCKIVTQQSCETCGSIRRAESKDPSEGCNCPKFPSDGRSGECCNCYTHNTRKRKRLYSWQRRSKKKQVCSVDESSAEWSKLNGSNFNMSNGPSENLAGKMNDQAQSVELTVDNTSLARSNDDSSSEIKVINATILSSEKSPCSVFDIRGSQGLSCHYSLSEVQYQSTCPQVGPSSYLHLNSCSICFNCIISNASKHLSLDSLISRNGIFYNRRTTYSVFHCKHILSKRKRPDALSLVKHIFGINSCCASLLKYNCHESTIRKSNCLCCWLPKSIKNLIRNSKRCQYKKLFLKHCSVKCKVAPDVTKNDGKAHYPPGGKAAYYDRSFSRLEAYSTHQQVASFVWAVLKRIVPKPLLGNSFGKRSLRTNIWKFIKLRRFETFQLSDCIGDLKVSHYSWLSNIEFSNCFCSAIIGKQTGSSTSAEEQKQKNILHCWISWLFSDIVIPVVRTYFYVTERESKRYDVFYYPKSVWRDLTSNAIASLNKKNFRILRGEPRKAVRHLNCSSRVRFLPKAKDMRPLVDLRAKSKDANLNKCHLIMKKLRDEKPEMFGSSVFDYNNVHQNLSQFISSKRSQLMKKLKVYIVVADVSKAFDCVSHDMVLKMIDDAFKCDEYTVRKCSKVICNRSKNSLYRFDSNASIGNGNSIYDLSIQLSSGGGIFVDQGTICRILKEQFHHLLYEQIKCNILKIGQKYYLQQVGIAQGSKLSPNLCSLYYGHLENSVLSKFLHDSKLNAGEAFSEPEYLLMRFIDDFIFISFSLEHAQKFLNRMRRGFVFYNCYMNDSKYGFNFCAGNSEPSSNRLYRGDDGVSFMPWSGLLINCETLEIQADYTRYLDITIISTITVKMHSSTKYIHSKLCHYMRPKCHPIFYDSNINSPGTIRVNIYQAFLLCAMKFHCYIRSVSDANVSKLELLQVIKRTFRYMHSLIVRRMQDVELHYNVRPVLKLRRKETIWLGLTAYIRVLQQKQSRYKDMLTLLTAELGRYCHLGHECDTLRYAVDDSHSSMFWKFKF; encoded by the exons atgccacggcggcggcggcggcggcgtgcggcacCCGGCGGCCAAGTTCCCCCAGAGCTACGCCTGGCTTATGGCGCCCGCGCGCTCACGCTCGGCCGCGCGGTTTTCTCCCTCCTGCCCTCGCCTCGACATTGTGAGTCCCCCTGTCCTGCGTGCCGGGGAAGAGTGGCCTCGGGGTGCCTCGCGTGCCGCCGCTGGGAGCACCTCCTCCGTGACGGGGACCCCGTCGCTTATCGCCGCCTCATCACACGAGCCGTCTGCGCCATTGCGGCCGACGATCTGtccgcgcccccgccgccccggtACACTCCGGGCAACTCCGGGCATTCGCAGGCCAGG CTCGTTCGGGAGATGATGAAGTCGATCGTTGCGGATCAGTCTCATGGAACCAAGAACGTCCTCTGCAATGGTTTGCACGAG gGTGGCCAGTCTATATGTATCAGTGATCTTGTTTCTTCTTCATCTTGGAGTATTCTTTTGCACAGA ATCGGGGATCTTCTCATGTGCTATTTGCTGAGGTGCACATCAATCTTTCTGCCTGTTAAAAAGAATGATTATTTTCAGGTCTCTGGTGTTCCACTCAATGTGGTTCTGCGAAATCCTATATTTGCAAGTACTGTTGCGAGAAAACATCAACCCCAAACTACAAAAGCAAAATGTCATACA TGCTACCTGTGGAAAAGTGCAAACATGGCGGAAAACTTATCTATTTGTCATGACAGTTCAAATTCTGGAGTTAATTCTTCGTTTAGCAGCACTTGCAAAATTGTTACTCAACAAAGCTGTGAAACATGTGGTTCCATAAGAAGAGCAGAATCCAAAGATCCAAGTGAAGGATGTAATTGTCCAAAATTTCCTTCTGATGGTAGATCAGGAGAGTGTTGCAACTGCTATACCCACAAcaccaggaaaagaaaaaggttatACAGTTGGCAGCGCCGCAGCAAAAAGAAACAGGTCTGTTCTGTGGATGAGTCTTCAGCAGAATGGAGTAAATTAAATGGCAGTAATTTCAATATGTCTAATGGTCCATCGGAGAACCTGGCTGGAAAAATGAATGATCAAGCACAATCTGTCGAGCTCACAGTAGATAATACTTCTTTGGCAAGGAGCAATGATGACAGTTCTTCAGAAATCAAAGTAATTAATGCTACTATCTTGTCATCAGAAAAATCACCTTGTTCAGTGTTCGACATAAGGGGTTCCCAGGGTTTATCTTGTCATTACAGCCTGTCAGAAGTCCAGTACCAATCTACATGTCCCCAAGTTGGGCCCTCCAGTTACTTACATCTGAAT AGTTGTTCCATCTGCTTCAATTGTATAATATCAAATGCATCCAAACATTTATCATTAGATTCCTTGATATCAAGAAATGGTATTTTCTATAACAGAAGGACAACCTATAGTGTCTTCCATTGCAAAC ACATATTAAGCAAAAGGAAAAGGCCAGATGCTCTATCTCTTGTAAAGCACATATTTGGAATCAATAGTTGCTGTGCAAGCTTATTGAAATACAACTGCCACGAATCTACAATCAGAAAGTCTAATTGCTT GTGCTGTTGGCTGCCCAAATCAATTAAAAATCTCATAAGGAATTCTAAACGTTGCCAATATAAGAAATTATTTCTGAAGCATTGTTCTGTCAAGTGTAAG GTGGCACCTGATGTGACCAAGAATGATGGCAAGGCACATTATCCACCTGGAGGAAAAGCAGCATATTATGATCGATCATTTTCTCGATTGGAAGCGTATAGCACCCATCAACAAGTAGCTTCTTTTGTTTGGGCAGTGCTGAAACGAATAGTACCAAAGCCATTGCTTGGAAACTCTTTTGGCAAGAGATCTTTGAGGACAAATATATGGAAGTTCATAAAGTTACGTAGGTTTGAAACATTTCAATTAAGTGATTGTATTGGCGATCTGAAGGTATCACATTATTCTTGGTTATCAAATATTGAATTCTCTAACTGCTTTTGTTCTGCAATAATTGGGAAACAAACTGGGTCATCAACTAGTGCAGAAGAGCAGAAACAGAAAAATATTTTGCATTGCTGGATTAGCTGGTTATTTTCTGATATTGTGATTCCTGTGGTCCGTACATACTTTTATGTTACAGAAAGAGAATCAAAAcgatatgatgttttttatTACCCAAAGTCAGTATGGAGGGACTTAACTAGCAATGCCATTGCTTCCTTAAATAAGAAAAACTTCAGGATTTTGCGCGGTGAACCTAGGAAAGCAGTTAGGCATTTGAACTGTTCGTCAAGAGTGAGGTTTCTTCCAAAAGCAAAAGATATGAGACCATTAGTAGACCTCAGAGCTAAATCGAAGGATGCCAATCTCAATAAATGTCATTTAATTATGAAAAAGCTAAGAGATGAGAAACCAGAGATGTTTGGTTCATCGGTTTTTGATTACAATAATGTTCACCAAAATCTTTCCCAATTTATTTCTTCAAAAAGAAGCCAGTTGATGAAGAAGTTAAAGGTATATATTGTTGTTGCTGATGTATCGAAGGCATTTGATTGTGTCAGTCATGACATGGTTCTAAAAATGATAGACGATGCTTTCAAGTGTGATGAGTACACAGTGAGGAAATGCTCAAAGGTAATTTGTAACAGGTCTAAGAATTCCTTGTACCGGTTTGATTCAAATGCTTCTATTGGCAATGGTAACAGTATCTATGATTTATCAATTCAGCTATCATCAGGTGGTGGCATTTTTGTTGATCAG GGTACTATTTGTAGAATACTAAAGGAACAGTTTCATCATCTTCTGTATGAGCAAATAAAATGCAATATTTTGAAGATTGGGCAAAAGTATTACTTACAACAAGTAGGGATTGCTCAAGGAAGCAAGTTATCTCCCAACCTGTGTTCCCTGTACTATGGCCACCTGGAAAATTCAGTGCTATCAAAATTTCTGCATGATAGCAAGCTTAATGCAGGAGAGGCTTTTTCGGAACCTGAATATTTGTTAATGAGGTTCATTGATGATTTCATATTTATCTCTTTCTCACTGGAGCATGCTCAAAAATTCCTCAATAGGATGAGAAGAGGTTTTGTGTTCTACAATTGCTACATGAACGACAGCAAATATGGCTTTAATTTCTGTGCTGGAAATAGTGAGCCTTCCTCTAATAGACTCTACAGGGGTGATGATGGAGTCTCATTCATGCCATGGAGTGGTTTGCTAATAAATTGTGAAACTTTGGAAATTCAAGCTGATTATACGAG GTATTTAGATATCACCATTATCTCCACCATCACTGTTAAGATGCATTCTTCAACAAAGTATATCCACAGCAAGCTATGCCATTATATGCGTCCAAAATGCCATCCCATTTTCTATGACTCCAATATCAATTCACCTGGTACCATAAGAGTAAATATTTATCAAGCCTTCCTGTTATGTGCAATGAAGTTCCACTGTTATATTCGAAGCGTTTCCGATGCCAACGTAAGCAAATTAGAACTGCTGCAAGTAATTAAGAGAACCTTCAG ATACATGCATAGCCTAATTGTCAGACGGATGCAAGATGTGGAGCTGCACTATAATGTGCGTCCAGTTCTGAAGCTTAGGCGAAAAGAAACCATTTGGCTTGGTTTAACTGCATACATTCGTGTGCTTCAGCAGAAACAATCACGTTACAAGGATATGCTGACTTTGTTGACAGCAGAGCTTGGGAGATATTGCCATTTAGGTCATGAATGTGATACCTTGCGCTATGCTGTGGATGATTCTCACTCGTCTATGTTCTGGAAATTTAAGTTCTAG
- the LOC4352024 gene encoding telomerase reverse transcriptase isoform X1, protein MPRRRRRRRAAPGGQVPPELRLAYGARALTLGRAVFSLLPSPRHCESPCPACRGRVASGCLACRRWEHLLRDGDPVAYRRLITRAVCAIAADDLSAPPPPRYTPGNSGHSQARLVREMMKSIVADQSHGTKNVLCNGLHEGGQSICISDLVSSSSWSILLHRIGDLLMCYLLRCTSIFLPVKKNDYFQVSGVPLNVVLRNPIFASTVARKHQPQTTKAKCHTCYLWKSANMAENLSICHDSSNSGVNSSFSSTCKIVTQQSCETCGSIRRAESKDPSEGCNCPKFPSDGRSGECCNCYTHNTRKRKRLYSWQRRSKKKQVCSVDESSAEWSKLNGSNFNMSNGPSENLAGKMNDQAQSVELTVDNTSLARSNDDSSSEIKVINATILSSEKSPCSVFDIRGSQGLSCHYSLSEVQYQSTCPQVGPSSYLHLNSCSICFNCIISNASKHLSLDSLISRNGIFYNRRTTYSVFHCKHILSKRKRPDALSLVKHIFGINSCCASLLKYNCHESTIRKSNCLCCWLPKSIKNLIRNSKRCQYKKLFLKHCSVKCKVAPDVTKNDGKAHYPPGGKAAYYDRSFSRLEAYSTHQQVASFVWAVLKRIVPKPLLGNSFGKRSLRTNIWKFIKLRRFETFQLSDCIGDLKVSHYSWLSNIEFSNCFCSAIIGKQTGSSTSAEEQKQKNILHCWISWLFSDIVIPVVRTYFYVTERESKRYDVFYYPKSVWRDLTSNAIASLNKKNFRILRGEPRKAVRHLNCSSRVRFLPKAKDMRPLVDLRAKSKDANLNKCHLIMKKLRDEKPEMFGSSVFDYNNVHQNLSQFISSKRSQLMKKLKVYIVVADVSKAFDCVSHDMVLKMIDDAFKCDEYTVRKCSKVICNRSKNSLYRFDSNASIGNGNSIYDLSIQLSSGGGIFVDQGTICRILKEQFHHLLYEQIKCNILKIGQKYYLQQVGIAQGSKLSPNLCSLYYGHLENSVLSKFLHDSKLNAGEAFSEPEYLLMRFIDDFIFISFSLEHAQKFLNRMRRGFVFYNCYMNDSKYGFNFCAGNSEPSSNRLYRGDDGVSFMPWSGLLINCETLEIQADYTRYMHSLIVRRMQDVELHYNVRPVLKLRRKETIWLGLTAYIRVLQQKQSRYKDMLTLLTAELGRYCHLGHECDTLRYAVDDSHSSMFWKFKF, encoded by the exons atgccacggcggcggcggcggcggcgtgcggcacCCGGCGGCCAAGTTCCCCCAGAGCTACGCCTGGCTTATGGCGCCCGCGCGCTCACGCTCGGCCGCGCGGTTTTCTCCCTCCTGCCCTCGCCTCGACATTGTGAGTCCCCCTGTCCTGCGTGCCGGGGAAGAGTGGCCTCGGGGTGCCTCGCGTGCCGCCGCTGGGAGCACCTCCTCCGTGACGGGGACCCCGTCGCTTATCGCCGCCTCATCACACGAGCCGTCTGCGCCATTGCGGCCGACGATCTGtccgcgcccccgccgccccggtACACTCCGGGCAACTCCGGGCATTCGCAGGCCAGG CTCGTTCGGGAGATGATGAAGTCGATCGTTGCGGATCAGTCTCATGGAACCAAGAACGTCCTCTGCAATGGTTTGCACGAG gGTGGCCAGTCTATATGTATCAGTGATCTTGTTTCTTCTTCATCTTGGAGTATTCTTTTGCACAGA ATCGGGGATCTTCTCATGTGCTATTTGCTGAGGTGCACATCAATCTTTCTGCCTGTTAAAAAGAATGATTATTTTCAGGTCTCTGGTGTTCCACTCAATGTGGTTCTGCGAAATCCTATATTTGCAAGTACTGTTGCGAGAAAACATCAACCCCAAACTACAAAAGCAAAATGTCATACA TGCTACCTGTGGAAAAGTGCAAACATGGCGGAAAACTTATCTATTTGTCATGACAGTTCAAATTCTGGAGTTAATTCTTCGTTTAGCAGCACTTGCAAAATTGTTACTCAACAAAGCTGTGAAACATGTGGTTCCATAAGAAGAGCAGAATCCAAAGATCCAAGTGAAGGATGTAATTGTCCAAAATTTCCTTCTGATGGTAGATCAGGAGAGTGTTGCAACTGCTATACCCACAAcaccaggaaaagaaaaaggttatACAGTTGGCAGCGCCGCAGCAAAAAGAAACAGGTCTGTTCTGTGGATGAGTCTTCAGCAGAATGGAGTAAATTAAATGGCAGTAATTTCAATATGTCTAATGGTCCATCGGAGAACCTGGCTGGAAAAATGAATGATCAAGCACAATCTGTCGAGCTCACAGTAGATAATACTTCTTTGGCAAGGAGCAATGATGACAGTTCTTCAGAAATCAAAGTAATTAATGCTACTATCTTGTCATCAGAAAAATCACCTTGTTCAGTGTTCGACATAAGGGGTTCCCAGGGTTTATCTTGTCATTACAGCCTGTCAGAAGTCCAGTACCAATCTACATGTCCCCAAGTTGGGCCCTCCAGTTACTTACATCTGAAT AGTTGTTCCATCTGCTTCAATTGTATAATATCAAATGCATCCAAACATTTATCATTAGATTCCTTGATATCAAGAAATGGTATTTTCTATAACAGAAGGACAACCTATAGTGTCTTCCATTGCAAAC ACATATTAAGCAAAAGGAAAAGGCCAGATGCTCTATCTCTTGTAAAGCACATATTTGGAATCAATAGTTGCTGTGCAAGCTTATTGAAATACAACTGCCACGAATCTACAATCAGAAAGTCTAATTGCTT GTGCTGTTGGCTGCCCAAATCAATTAAAAATCTCATAAGGAATTCTAAACGTTGCCAATATAAGAAATTATTTCTGAAGCATTGTTCTGTCAAGTGTAAG GTGGCACCTGATGTGACCAAGAATGATGGCAAGGCACATTATCCACCTGGAGGAAAAGCAGCATATTATGATCGATCATTTTCTCGATTGGAAGCGTATAGCACCCATCAACAAGTAGCTTCTTTTGTTTGGGCAGTGCTGAAACGAATAGTACCAAAGCCATTGCTTGGAAACTCTTTTGGCAAGAGATCTTTGAGGACAAATATATGGAAGTTCATAAAGTTACGTAGGTTTGAAACATTTCAATTAAGTGATTGTATTGGCGATCTGAAGGTATCACATTATTCTTGGTTATCAAATATTGAATTCTCTAACTGCTTTTGTTCTGCAATAATTGGGAAACAAACTGGGTCATCAACTAGTGCAGAAGAGCAGAAACAGAAAAATATTTTGCATTGCTGGATTAGCTGGTTATTTTCTGATATTGTGATTCCTGTGGTCCGTACATACTTTTATGTTACAGAAAGAGAATCAAAAcgatatgatgttttttatTACCCAAAGTCAGTATGGAGGGACTTAACTAGCAATGCCATTGCTTCCTTAAATAAGAAAAACTTCAGGATTTTGCGCGGTGAACCTAGGAAAGCAGTTAGGCATTTGAACTGTTCGTCAAGAGTGAGGTTTCTTCCAAAAGCAAAAGATATGAGACCATTAGTAGACCTCAGAGCTAAATCGAAGGATGCCAATCTCAATAAATGTCATTTAATTATGAAAAAGCTAAGAGATGAGAAACCAGAGATGTTTGGTTCATCGGTTTTTGATTACAATAATGTTCACCAAAATCTTTCCCAATTTATTTCTTCAAAAAGAAGCCAGTTGATGAAGAAGTTAAAGGTATATATTGTTGTTGCTGATGTATCGAAGGCATTTGATTGTGTCAGTCATGACATGGTTCTAAAAATGATAGACGATGCTTTCAAGTGTGATGAGTACACAGTGAGGAAATGCTCAAAGGTAATTTGTAACAGGTCTAAGAATTCCTTGTACCGGTTTGATTCAAATGCTTCTATTGGCAATGGTAACAGTATCTATGATTTATCAATTCAGCTATCATCAGGTGGTGGCATTTTTGTTGATCAG GGTACTATTTGTAGAATACTAAAGGAACAGTTTCATCATCTTCTGTATGAGCAAATAAAATGCAATATTTTGAAGATTGGGCAAAAGTATTACTTACAACAAGTAGGGATTGCTCAAGGAAGCAAGTTATCTCCCAACCTGTGTTCCCTGTACTATGGCCACCTGGAAAATTCAGTGCTATCAAAATTTCTGCATGATAGCAAGCTTAATGCAGGAGAGGCTTTTTCGGAACCTGAATATTTGTTAATGAGGTTCATTGATGATTTCATATTTATCTCTTTCTCACTGGAGCATGCTCAAAAATTCCTCAATAGGATGAGAAGAGGTTTTGTGTTCTACAATTGCTACATGAACGACAGCAAATATGGCTTTAATTTCTGTGCTGGAAATAGTGAGCCTTCCTCTAATAGACTCTACAGGGGTGATGATGGAGTCTCATTCATGCCATGGAGTGGTTTGCTAATAAATTGTGAAACTTTGGAAATTCAAGCTGATTATACGAG ATACATGCATAGCCTAATTGTCAGACGGATGCAAGATGTGGAGCTGCACTATAATGTGCGTCCAGTTCTGAAGCTTAGGCGAAAAGAAACCATTTGGCTTGGTTTAACTGCATACATTCGTGTGCTTCAGCAGAAACAATCACGTTACAAGGATATGCTGACTTTGTTGACAGCAGAGCTTGGGAGATATTGCCATTTAGGTCATGAATGTGATACCTTGCGCTATGCTGTGGATGATTCTCACTCGTCTATGTTCTGGAAATTTAAGTTCTAG